CAGATGCAAAGGATAAAGCGGCAAAAAATGCAGCCACTTATATCAAGGGCGAGACAAAGGTAAAAGACTCACAGTTAGTTAAGGACATCATTGAGGCTTATAACAACGCTACAGTTGTAGTTGATAAGGAACTTGAAAAGGGCTGGTACACTGACCCCTCATTAGGCAAATGTTACAAGGTAAAGATAAAGGCAAATGTCATACCTGATGAAAATGCAATGAAAAGAATCTCTCAGGGAACCACAGATGATCCCTCTGCGCCTTTAAATGTACAGGTATGGACAGATAAAAAGGAATACAAGGAAGGCGATAAGATTAAGATTTACATGAGAGGCAATAAGCCGTTTTATGCAAAGGTTATCTATAAGGAGACAACCGGAAACCTAATCCAGATTTTACCAAACCCTTACAGGAAGGATAACTACTTTAACGGCGGTGTTATTTATGAAATCCCCTCAGGCAATGACAAATTTGAACTTGAGGTGAACCCTCCTTTCGGCGAGGAAAGCATTATGATATACGCAAGCGTCTCTCAGCTTGGAGATTTAGATCTGAAAAAAGAGGGCGGCGTCTATCAGGTAAAAACTAAGCCAAAAGATATAGGCATAAAGACAAGAAGCGTTAAAGTTAAGGAAGTCACAGAAGGGAAAACCCAGCAGGCAGCAGATTATTCTGAGGGGGAAGTTGTGGTAAAAACAGGGAAGTAACAGTATGCTGCTGCTATTCGGGCATAATTTTGTGGTTTTGAAGGATGTCCTATAAAAGGGAAAGTTTCTACGATATTCTGAAAAGAAGAATGTCTTAAACTATCTATAAACCTCTAACTTAAGGAGGGTGAAATGAAAACATTCAAAAAAATAACCATGCCAAGAATCGTGTTAATCACTTCAATTCTGTTCCTTACCTCATGCGCAATGGCAACGGCAGTCCCGGAGATCTATTTAAAGCAGAGCGATTTAAAGATGGAGCTCAACAAAGAGGCTTACGGCATAGATACAATGTATGTTTCAAAAGATGGAAAGTATATGCTAACTGGGAGTATGGGAGATGTTTTAACGGGACTCGGATTATCATCAAAGAGGGCTTCAATGCGGCTATGGGATCTGACAGAGGGAAAGCAGCTTCTAATGAAACCTACGTCGTCTGAACGAATGCACTCAGTTGCTCTATCGTCTGACAGCAGATATTCTGTGACTGGCGGGTTGGCTACAGTTCATGGTTGGCAATCAAAACAGGCAGCTATTCTTGAAATATGGGATATTGCTAATAGCGTTTTATTAAAAGATTTTAAAGATTTGCATGGTTCAGTAGTCAGCAGTGTGAATTTTTCTCCTGACGGGAGATATTTGCTTGCCACCGCAGGAACTGATATTCATCTGATTGACACAAAAACATGGAACATAGTCAGGACAATGAGTTATAAGTATCAAAAGTCATATTTTTCCTCTCCATATTTTTCCTCTCCATATTTTTCCTCTGGAGTCGCAACATTTTCCCCGGATGGAAAGTTCATTCTTTCGGGAGGACTGGATGCGGTAGTCCGATTGTGGGATGTTGAAACGGGAAGAGAGATCAGGCAGTTCCACGGGCATAAAAAAGGAATGTGGGGGGGTGTTAGTGCTGTTGCCTTTACTACTGACCGTTATGCGCTGACAAGCGGTTGGCATGACGATAATGTCATGCTCTGGGACATCAAGACAGGTGTTGAAGTTAGGCGATTTTCAGGATTTGAAAGTTATATGTTTACATACGTGTCCGGGCTTGCACTTTCTCCTGACGGCAAGCATGTGTTGATTGAGGGTTTTCCACTAAAGATTTGGGATATTCAAACGGGAGAAGGGTTGACAGATCTTAATTATATATGGAAAGGGATGAAAACTGCGAGTATTGGAAAAGCCCAGTATCATCCCAACGGACAGCATATTTTATTAACGTGGGGTGAACCCGCAGTTAGGATTTTCGATATCAAAACCGGCGAGGAAATAGCAGTCTTTATAGGCTTCGAAGACGGCGAGTGGCTAACAATTACAAGCGAGGGGTACTACAACGCTTCAGAGAAAGGCGCCCAGTATCTGACTGTTAAGATGGGTGATAAAGACTACATGGTCGAGAGTTTTTATGACGTCTTTTACCGTCCCGATGTTGTTACAGCCAAGTTGAGGGGGGATGACATAAGCGGTCTGATAACTATTACAATGAAAGACGCAATCAAAAGCCCTCCGCCTGTAGTTGAGATTAGCCCGATTGCGTCATCTCCAACATCTCCAAAGGCAAAAGTCTGCTACAAGGCAAAAAGCACAGGTGGAGGCATTGGAGAGATAAGGCTCTTTCATAATGGAAAACTTATCGAATCAGACGGCTACTACAAAGA
This genomic stretch from Nitrospirota bacterium harbors:
- a CDS encoding DUF4384 domain-containing protein, yielding MLKIFISAILSLFLFSNLYAAQSTIIESEGYACMGEDKSMKQTEHAAMADAKDKAAKNAATYIKGETKVKDSQLVKDIIEAYNNATVVVDKELEKGWYTDPSLGKCYKVKIKANVIPDENAMKRISQGTTDDPSAPLNVQVWTDKKEYKEGDKIKIYMRGNKPFYAKVIYKETTGNLIQILPNPYRKDNYFNGGVIYEIPSGNDKFELEVNPPFGEESIMIYASVSQLGDLDLKKEGGVYQVKTKPKDIGIKTRSVKVKEVTEGKTQQAADYSEGEVVVKTGK
- a CDS encoding caspase family protein; this translates as MKTFKKITMPRIVLITSILFLTSCAMATAVPEIYLKQSDLKMELNKEAYGIDTMYVSKDGKYMLTGSMGDVLTGLGLSSKRASMRLWDLTEGKQLLMKPTSSERMHSVALSSDSRYSVTGGLATVHGWQSKQAAILEIWDIANSVLLKDFKDLHGSVVSSVNFSPDGRYLLATAGTDIHLIDTKTWNIVRTMSYKYQKSYFSSPYFSSPYFSSGVATFSPDGKFILSGGLDAVVRLWDVETGREIRQFHGHKKGMWGGVSAVAFTTDRYALTSGWHDDNVMLWDIKTGVEVRRFSGFESYMFTYVSGLALSPDGKHVLIEGFPLKIWDIQTGEGLTDLNYIWKGMKTASIGKAQYHPNGQHILLTWGEPAVRIFDIKTGEEIAVFIGFEDGEWLTITSEGYYNASEKGAQYLTVKMGDKDYMVESFYDVFYRPDVVTAKLRGDDISGLITITMKDAIKSPPPVVEISPIASSPTSPKAKVCYKAKSTGGGIGEIRLFHNGKLIESDGYYKETAKTSDKMQLAQINSKTIYEDMRSVKIKGIGEISPIKSKTKGEQFEACKEVDAIAGENEISITAFNKDNTVQGYMQTVKFNSTIKQEDANLYILSIGIDQYRDNSVALKYAARDAKDIGEKLMRQSATLYKPQNIHYELLADNMATKANTISKINDLSKIIKPTDSFILFVAGHGILLQNQYYMLTSEYDGNVNEGTMISSNEIVEISKKIKSLSQLFIFDTCHAGGVDYIVSGLYDARMSVLAKKMGLHIYASANSKEQAMDGYQGNGLFTYTLLDGLNNNKNADKNKDNKISLTELGEYSKQTTTDISKKIGHAQTPLIINFGKDNTVYNLR